Within Oreochromis niloticus isolate F11D_XX linkage group LG2, O_niloticus_UMD_NMBU, whole genome shotgun sequence, the genomic segment CCTCAAAGAGAATAACTAAATGAATCTAACCTaagcagaaaacagaaatagctATCTCAATAgtaaacagagaaacacagtaGGGCATTACCATGGATTGCTCCATTGGGACGATCTGTTGCCTGTGGATCTGCCGCAGAGTGCCAACGTGGCCTTTCAGAGCAGACTGCAGACGACTTTTGGGCTGAAATGCACAAACAACCACAcaattttgaaatatattaagATAAATATATCAAAGCACATATATTATACATTCTTAATTTTTTCCTTGCCTTTTATATAACAATACATTACAATATAGTTCTCTATCCCTTTCATCCAGTAGACAGTGGTGTCAGGAGAGGAATCAAATTATTGAATTTACGGAACAGCTGGGTTTACTTCAGAACAACAAACTTATGGGACCTTTAGattaaaatctctttaaaaGCCCCTTTCTCTAAAATCAACTAACTACAAACTCCATCTTTCTACAGGACCCTAATGGACTTAGAAATTGAAAGTGAATGAGCATGTTGTGCTGCCCTAAATGCAATGGACGGCAGTCACACATCATTGAGAGCTTTTATTTGTTCAGGCAGAGCCGTTGAGAGAGCGCTTAGAGAGCAAGAACACccatattttcttttcattttttgacATCAAGTGCTCCTGTGGCATTGTAAGTACATAAGCAAATTAAATCAGTGTGCACATAAGAGAAAACACTTTATACAACCACTACTGGGTGCTTGTATAAAAGCCAGAATCTTACCATCAGGTCTGTCTGGGCCTCCAGTTCTCTGGCAAATGAGAGTAGATCCACTACAGTGACCCCCTTATTCACCTAAAGATATCAAAGTAAAAGggaacaaaatataataaaaagtaAGGCTGTTGTCCTTTACAGTAGCAAAGTTAAAtttaagatgtgttttttttgttcactctttttatttttactaaaAAGTAACATTTTTAAAGCTACATTTTCTCCTTCATACTGTAGTTTCTTCTGTAGCAGCTTTTCAACTGCACAGATTCCAGTCAATTAGACCACTAGAAAGCTATTTAATATAACTTTTTGTCACTTATATTATTTCCAacagacagcagagagacatgctGCACATAAAAATGTGTCATCTTGACTGCAGGGTGTGTGCGTTGAGTATCACTCaatctttaaagctttttttttttattttcagtcactCTGGGGAAATAATTCTAAGTGAACCTGACGGGTTGTGTTAGACAAGACAGGAAATGCCAAGTCCCTGCCTGTTCCTACATCCTCTTTGCCTTGGCAGGATCACCTTTGGATAATTGAGCTGCAGTGGTCCTCGACGAAACCCACTGTTCTGTATCACACTGAAGCTCTTATCAGGCGAAGCATGGCTGCCTGTTGTATGTTAACTGACAGCAGTGGAGGTGCCTCTTAGACTGCGCCCACAGAAGTGAGCTATTTCTGGTAGCATACCATTAAAGCACAGCTGaaatatgtttgtatgtaattATGTAAGAATTCATgacaattcattattatttgaCTCCCCACTCTTTCTCAGATAAACCGGTCCATCTACTGAACAATTCACAGTCTAGTTAATCACAAAGAAATACCTTGGTTGTGTAGCTGTTTTACACAAAtattgtgtgtgtctctctttcTGTGTATTGCTTCTTGTCTTTGTTGTGTATGCTGGCCTGTCCCTTGCAGGCACACAAAACCACGCTACTTCCTGCGTGGTTTTGTGTGCCTGATTATCCAATTATGCCCTTCCCCATTCATTCATGCATATTTTAAGGGATTtatttgtgttgcacttttttttttctttcccgcTGATGTGTTTGCTCATTCCAGTATGCTTGTGCTGATGTGTCACCTCCTCCAGGTAGTCGGCGTAGTTGATCTCTGACAGCCCTGCTTCAGAGAAATCCAGCAGGTTCTGCCTTCCCTCTGCCTCCAACAGGATTATGCTTCTCAGGTCGATCTTAAGACTGTCCAGCTGACTGACCACATCCTTTGTGAACTGTTAACACAAAGatataaaatacttttttagtttagttgttcTAGAATGTATATATTAAATGTTGTTCATGCATATTTTATGTGTATACTCCAATGTTCTTGACATAacatcagaaaaaaagacaatctGGTAATCTTGGGACTTTGAGTAAATTTCCAGTGTTGTGACTGTATAGACATGAAAATAATGAAAGGcttccaaaaacacaaaacaaatgctGGCACACGAGCGACCCAAAATCTTAAAGATGTGGTTTGGATGGAAGTCTACATATGCCAGTGATGTTTTCtcttgattttctttgttttacagtCCCCAGTCATACATTTCTCTACATAATcctttcatttaataataaatatcaagagTACCTTTGCTTGCACTGGACTGTATGCTTTAAGGACTGTTGTCCCAAAAAGCAAAGCCATAGCCGTACCGAGACATATCTTGGCAAGTGTGATTTTCATGAAGGATGTCGTGAATAGAAATATGTAATTTCACAACCAAAAAAGAAGTTGTTGTTTTGTGGCACTTTAAAGACAACCAAACCAAAAGTGCTGACAATAAAAGCTGTTCTCAGATGACATGGttgtatgtttatgtgtttcCAATAACACTAGAAATGTCCTGCATGTGATGGGTTGCACAActttgatttaataaagaaaattcTACAAAGAGATGAGCTGCGCAACACTGCATACACTGATCCACTGACAGTATATACACACCCATTTATTGCCTGAAAAtttgttttaaccttttttgtAATAAATTGTGAAATGTGAATACTTATGATCAATTCAAAGGTATATATCATAgactatataaatataataatatttcatGTCACCGTTTGGTGTTAAAGTTGGCTAATGCACCCATGCTGCATACAACCTAGAGCCATGTGAGAAACTGTTGTGCATTTATACAGTGAGATAAATTAGCGTTACCATGGTGATAACAAGCATGTTAGCTTAAAAGAGGGAAGTTCTTTTGAGAATAGATGTATATTCACAATAAGGGGGGGAAACTTTTTAGATTTGCTGCTTATAGCTTGTATGATTGGTAAATTAACAGAATAAAAAGTGTCAGACTTTTAGAAAATTTTCAGGCTTTAATGAAGACAAATGAACAATATCCAGGAGCCGCATGGCACATATCATCTGCTGGCGACAATGAGTCAGGGCAATTGTGCCAACTGGCAGGAAAGTGCTGAATGTAGAAGTAGCTGGCTTACAGTCACAGGGAAATAGAAACTTAAATCAATATAATGTCACACAGGCATACACTGACTTAAGGGCTAAAGCATGCTGAAATTATCAGCTGTCAGCATCCCTTTTAGTTTGGGACCTAAGAACTTATAAGGTAATGCAAATGAAGCACTGCAGCCTTGACTGCAGATGTCTGGGACCTTACTCCCTGTAGAGCTACATATTCAAACTGCATATTGCGAGTgggaggaaagagagaaaatgttATACATGGATAAAGATTACCCTGACTTTACCCTGATATGTGAGCAAAATCAGAGTTATTCTTTTTCAGCTGATTAAAATTTGTCCTATTAAAGGTTAATATCATGTATCTTTATATGAACGGGTAATGTAAAGTGTATAACACTTTCGGAGAAAAAAGTAGTTATTTTAGTTACTTTTAGCTATTATAAGACAGCATCCTATCATAATAATAACTACAACAGAGTACGTAAAGGTTACTAACCACTGTGGTGTTCAGGTAAGAGGAGATATTGAAGACTTTGTCCAGACGCATGGCAGAGTAGATGCCTTGGTTCTTTTTGCAAGTACTAATGAAGACAAGTACatgaaaacaaatacacacagaaacattagaaaggggaaaaaagaaagacagagagagaaatatcaatatataactttctgtcataataaaaatatttgctgCCACCAAGTGAAATTGACTGGAAGTACATGACTAATATGTCCATTTATGAGAGACAGTGTATTATTCACGAAAAGCTTAAAATGTTTGGAAATATATTAAAGCTAAAAATGCCTTGAAAACATTTAGGTAGCCACATACTTTAGACTTGCTTTATAGTGTGTGAAAACTTGAAAGCACATTCTGTTTGGAAATGGTGACGATGAATCTGCCATCCCAGTATACTGAGAATGTGCAGGAAGATGATGAAAGCTCGTGTAATCACTAAGAAAGAGGCTGCAGAAAAGCAGTGCAGATAGCGTGGAAAAAAACTATCCTAATTAGCCACGCCAGGTTTAATAGTAACCCTCTCCTTCTTTCTCATTTGCATCTCCATCAATGGAAACAAGATACTCAGTCACATGCTTGATGTCTGACCCTAAGCCAAATGAAAATCAGCATCATCCATTAATTCTGCAGACTACACCTAGATAAATGGGTTGTCTTGCTGAAAAAATCTTTCATATTGTTGTAAACTAGTGTATGCATGAAATATAGAGAAGACAGGTGGAGAAGGGTGTGAGAATAATGGCATGACACTGTCATCTAAATACacaaaaaatcattttctttgCCTGTATAAGCTCTCTGTTGTCAACTCCAGCTCAGAGTCGTTGTACATGTAGCCAGGGATGAAGTTCTTCCACTCTGGGTTGATCATATATGGAGTATCCACAACCTGGTGAATTAGAGAGCAGGAAACAGGATGTATGATCAATAAGTCCTATGGAGAAGCAAAATGAATCCATCAGTAAATTCATTAAAGTAAATTCAAATTAGAAATAAATGCACATCATCATCCACGATGCAGTTCGTCCTCACTGAGGCGGAAAGAAAGTTGAGAAGAGCAATCATGGAGGCACAgaagaaaatgctgaaaatgaatTTCATTTGCAGAAACTTCTATAAATTACTTAAGAGACCCTGCTCCAAATCTGACAAACTTCATTCTCTTTCATGAGTGCCGATGCACCATAAATTAAGAAAAATGGCAGAATATTCCAGCctttttttgcccatttctttatttgttttttaaacttgaggCAAAATTAGATCTTCTGAATTATGGATGGGTTGAGTGCAGATGCATTCAGACTTAATACACACAACAGCTTGCCCCTGACAACTGGCAGCAAATGCTATTCCAATGAGCCCACCTAAGGGACACCAAGTTTTATGTAGTGTGCTTATACTAACAATTATCTGTGCCAGTGGTTCCCAGACTGTGGGATCTCAGAATTATAACTCGGGGTGGAGTGAAGCTGAATGAAAATGACACATTGGTTCTGCACTGCTAACAATGCATGGACACGTTTTTGAAAGGATTGCCCAGTAAAGCTAAAGCAGATTAATCTACACCAAATGTCACAAccaccaaaacaaaaactaaacactaTGACGAAGCACATGCCGGCCTCAGCTTCACCACAGTGGGTAATGAAGAGAGATCACAGTGTGCTGTGTCTGAAAATATTCACTTCTGAATGTATGAAGCTGAAGTGAGACTGTCACTTTGTTCACTATTTACTTTTTTAGTTGTatcacacacagatacacacgtTGGATTTCTTTATGAATTACAGTCAGTTTTCAAAGAAAAGTATATAGAATGTTTCTTTTACTCTTCAAGTAGGacttttatttaataatatatattaatcTTTAAAAGCAGGGCCCTTTGTATGCTTTATGTATGGGATCCACTTTTACACAATCAAAAAATACCCTGTTTACATTTTATCTCCCTTATCATTGCATGACTTGCCTTGAAAAGCTCTTTGGTGTGGAATGGTTCGCACACAAGTTTCTCCATGTTCCCTCCAGCCAGGAAGATGATGGTCACCACTCCCATCAGTACCCAGGAGAAGAGGAAGCTAAATCCAACTCCACTGTGGAGAAGAACAAATAGTCCCTGTGGTACAGCTGATGTGTACAATTCTAACACAGTGAACTGTAGCTTTATAGTGAAACAAGCTGTCtgtcatagtacagttttaatAACTGTAAAAACTACTAGAACTTGTACAGTTATACTACAGTTGTACTTGTAGGCGTTAAAATAGCATCATAAACCTGAGTTGTGGCAGCTTTTTACACTTTAGATCTTGAAACTAAATGAGCTTATCATGTGCATACTGGACTTACGCCATAAGCATCGTTCCTCCTGTATTGGAGATGCATCCCCGTGTTGTAGGTGAGGCATGTTTGTCATAGCCCAGCGTGCCGCACAGCAGGCCCAGGTAGTTGAAGGCCAGGACCAGGACCACCATGCAACAAAGAGCAATGCAGCCAATCCACCTGAAGGCAGCAGGCAAAGCCAAACTATTAGAGATCTCACAGAAGGTGGTTtaccaaaatataaataagcacAGTTCCCACTGTGGTTTATATCAACAAACTGTCAAAGCATTCTCAAGAAAGAGAGCTTTGCTTCACTTGCTTATCcagaaaaaaagcacataaGCATAAAAACTAGGGTGGGTACAATGAAAATAGAACACAAAGCTTactaaaaaggaaaagaaaaaaaaacatacaggaAGATAAATGTCAAACATCAGGCATATTGCATTAATACAGTTACCTTGTTTCAGCACATTTACATGATAGTTtctatttaacaaaaatatttttttacttttaccctTAGAGGTTTTCCTTTTATGCAAAGCACTTATAAATACACAGGTATGCTTTGTGAAGTGAAGAAGAATACCTGTAGAAGTCCATTTTGTCAATTTCTGGGTAGTAGTCTTCAATCCTGGCGTGCACATGGTTAACAAAGATGGTGAAGTTGGACAGGCAGCTCTGCACTGGCAATGCCTTGGAAAAGCTGCTGATGTTATTGCCAATGCTATCCACCAAATTTGTTACACCTGagagaaattattttttcaaaaaagaaaaaagatacttgaaaaataaataaatccatcagttttaccattttttagaaaaatattaACTCGGATggaaatttaacatttaattagACTACTACATCAAGAAATGTTTACAGTAAAATCTGTGCAATTCAAACTTAAAGGCCCAATTCTTGCTACAAGAAACAAACTTACATAACAAATGaaacataaagagaaacagagagcgCAAGGAGAACACAAAAATCCATTCATTTATATAAGCACTTATTGTAATAACATATATCAAGAGTTATTAACGTTTGTGTTTGATTTCAGAAAAACATTGGTTCAAAAGCCACTTACTCTCAACAACACTTCTGGTCTGTTCAATCACCATATGCGGCGTGTCGTTTAAAGAGGAGAAGCcctgtgaaagaagaaaaacaagaaggaaCACCAAGTTGTTTGTCCATTTTGTGGTTTTGGttgtatttgaaaaaaaataatcaggaaCTTAAGATGAACAAGTAAACAAGAAAACTGATAAATTACATCAGAAAATAGActagaagacaaaaaaaaccaacccaaTCCATCTCATGTGTTTCATGCTCACCCTCTGAACGACAGCGCTGAGGTCTGTTTTCAATACATCGTTCATCTTTTCCAGCTGTGCATTCACATCGGGTAGCTAACAAGTGAAAAACACAGCTTTGATAAGTATTTGCAATAAGAAATTATCAAAATTTAACAATTCCTGATTGCTATTCAGAAATTCCTTTTTTCACTAGTTCCAAAAAATCCTTAAAAAATAACCTCAACCTTTCCATTGATGTATTTCATTGTGCAGCACActgcatgagaaaaaaaattcaacaatAGGACAAAAGACTAATTTCTAATGCCTAATCTTTAGGGTCAATACAGAAAGGTAGATGATTACTTTaagacagacacagaaaacGTTGAAGTTATCCATTAACTAAAAGTACCATACAGTACCATACAGTACCATACAGTATAAAACTTTGTATCGGAGTTTGCTTCACTCAGTTTTGTACCCGTGTGAAATTTGAGCTGATCTGCAGCTGGGACAGCGACTGGCGAATGTTGCGGCATAGCTGGGCTGTGGTAGCATCCGAGTCTTCATCATGGCAGCCAGGGTCATTTAGGGTGCGGTTGATGCTGGTCCGGACTTGGCCCAGGTTTAGGCTCAGTTTCCCTGTTCCATCCTGAAGCACCTCCAGAGATGCATTAACGCTCTCCAAGGCCTCCTTGGTTTCCCGCATGGCTGAAATAAATGAGACCACAAGCGACATGGCAAGTGAACTGGGTTTAATATAGGAGGGAAAAACCAATAAAGGAGAAATGCCCAAAGCAAAGTatctaaaaagtaaaaatgaagaaCAGTGGTTTTTGGGACTGTTCTCACTGCAGTCACATGTTCttccaaaatgtaaataaagtcaGCTGGATTGTCTTATATCCTcaggaaattaaaaatgaaggtgTTTTTTTCACTAGTCATCTTGTATTTTGAggcaaaattttaaaataaaggagTTGTCATGTAGGGGTTTTCCATAAACTCTATTCCCATTGGATACTACTATGTGGTTTGGCTACAGATGACTCAAAGGATCATGAATACTTTATATGAATCTTTCAGTTCTCTTCTGGGAAATACTGTAACAGTAAATGTGTGATATTAGACAGCCTTTTATTTCACCAGTGAAGAGTAAGTAcggagctgttttttttttttcttaaacagtGTATTGGTAACACAAATCGGGTAACCAGAACAAAGCAGTGGAGGCCAGAGGAAATCAGAATGGTTGaccagaaatagcagaaatacagCTTAGAAACAGATATAGCATGATTTTTCATGCTTGTGTGCAACCCTGAACCCTGTTATGGATAGCATTATGCTTAAAGTGGGACTACATAGGAAAAGAAAATTGTTTCATATTAAATAACTGTTTTGCAAAATGGTAAAGGAACTATTTAGACCCTTTACCTAATTAAAATCACAATCCTACAATGTCAAAAGAACCCATTATACTACTTGAATCGTTGGATCATAATTATTGAACCATTAATGcgtatttcattttaatgtttcaGCTGGAGGTTATTTAAATTGCTTATATAATATTGGTATCTTTAGCTGTATTAATAAAGCATTATATATTAGTGACTTTATATAGTTAACATCTGCAAAATCTTAAGCATTTCAAGTGTTATGGTATGGTACAGAGTACAATGTACAATGTTtgctttgaaaataaaatgtagctGAAGTAAAAGTCAGcaacaatgaaacatttaaataaagcaCAATTATATTAAAACTGTACTTTGTTTCCCTGGCACATACTAAGAAATCATTACTATCAGCCCAAACTCCACAATCGGTGTATCCCTAGTAAAGCCCAGGCCTGAGCCAAGTATATCTTTTGAGTTTCTCATCCAAGCTAATGGGGTTTGACATTTGGAGTGTGTCTGCAGTGTTCTCATATACTAGTGTGAATCTCTAGCATCTAAAATTACACTGTTAACTGCACTGCGTGCAACAGAATCGCTTTTGGCGAACATTAAGCAAACAGGAATGCTATGAATAATATGAGCCAGTATTAAAGATGTCGCTGTTCAGTAAATGATGCTTTTCCATGCATTTGGGTTCATCGTAAGACAGCAGCCAGTGTTAGTATAGAGTCTGTGAGCAGCCTGCAGAGGATGCTTAAAATTAAACAggataaagaaaacaaaaacattcacatctttgaacagagacaTAAAAGGTGAATGAGGGGAAACGGTAAATGCACTCTCACATAGTGGCACGATTAGCAACACTGTGAAGCCATAGATGGACGCTTAAGCACCATCTTTAATTGTAGTGGTATATATCTCTTGGTTTAGTgttccttttttatttcttgttcGACCGTGCATTCTCAGTGAACAATAAAAAGCTTTGACGACTTGGCTCAACACCAACAGAAACCCAAAAGGATATgaatattaaaaacacaaattacagtATAATTACTACCATGTCGATGGCCAGACATTTTACCAACTTTACTTTTTTCATGCTTACTGACAGATCTTTCATCTTTTGTTGCTGATGTGGTGCAAGCCTATATATTTGGGTCAAACATCCACACAGCATCTAGTTGTAAttcagaatttaaaaaacaagggaaaaagaaaaccagGTACTCTCATAGTTACATATTCAAAtctaaaaacataataataaaaataacatggttggttacacaaacacattttttatgcTCACATCACACTGGGGTAACACAGTTACAGTAGAAAGGGTTTGGGGATTTTGTCAAAACACCATGAACTTCAAACTGCACTAGGCTGGATTTTTATGGAAGGAGAATCATATCCATTTATATTCATAAATGGAAAGAAAATTAAgagattttctttatttatttgcccataAAGACAATTTACCTGGTGACAACAGAAGCAGACATTCATATAAAGGAATAAAGCATGAATCTAAAGTATGGATGCCCTAAGAAAGACAGTAAAAGGTGCTCTAAAGCTTTTTACTTTCTTCACTCTGTGGTCACCAAAGTAAGATATAGCATAGTGCAGTTTTTATATATTGACTGTTTATTGTTCATTAAAAACTCAAGAACTGTAACTCGGGGCTCAGGTAGGCATCACGGAAGAAAACAAAGGGGACGAATCACAGGAGCAACACTGGTGTCAAAATTCACAAAGTCAAGGGTCAAAGGACTGTGGGTCAGTTACTAAGTTATCATTACCTTTAATGGCCCTCTCGATTTTCACTTcataaaaaaagcataaaatacaAAGATTAAGGATTAATGAAACTATTATTATATGGTGGAGGACTTATTACTTAGAGGAAAATGCTGAAACAAGACCTAAACCTGTATTTGCACCAAAAAAAGGTTATTCACACTTGCTTTAAATCCCACTATTAagggaaaaaacattttattcatgACACAACTGGCAGTACTGCAGTGTTTGCAGTGAAGCTGTAGCTGGCATTTAGTAGCTTAGAACCTGCAATTTTGATCTTAGCTAGAGGAGGAAATTAAAAGTGAGCAGCTGTACCTCCAGCCATATTGAGGACTTGGTCCAAGGCAGGACGGACCTCCTTATCCAACTGATCATGTATTCTTCCACCCAATAATGGACCTATGTCTGTAGAAAACATCAGCAGAGACACGTTAGTCCAAATCACTCTTGTTCCCAATTTTGTTCTCTAGTAAACCATCTAAACTTGTGTTCTAATGGTTTGAGTATACAAGACAtaacttcttcctttttttgtttttaatttaaaagttcaaaatcCTGGCTCTGTTTTTGCAGGTCACAACTTCTAGGAAAGAACTGCCTCCAGAGGAAAGTAGCAGGAATACTCAAGAGATGTTCTTTAAAAGTTGCTACTTTGCCTATGGAGCTAGTTAAGTCACAGTTGTGAAAACAAGTAAAGCAGACACATTAAATACACATAATAAGCATGCTACACAACTGAGTGTATAAACTTAGTGACTTGTTTGTGTCTACCTAATTTACTATcggagaaagagagaagagcTACTTACTATCTAGGTCATAGATGACTTTGTTCTTGGCTGTGGCATACTGGGATATTAGGTAATCAATTTGCTGCATagaggaaacacagagacaagcaGAGATTTAGAAATAGCTGCACAAAAGTACTTTATTGGTCTAGACGCCAACAAACACTCTGTAGTAAATAACAACTTCAGTGCTACACCATTTCATTAAGCCACTTGAGAATCTGGTTGGAGTTTTCTTCAGCAAATACCACCCACAAGAGTGAGACTGATTGTTGGAGAAATTTCACTGTATGAGAACAATCTTTTCAAAAGCAACTTTGCAGGTGTTGCGTGCACAAAAGGTGAGAAAATTCTCTTTTCCCGTGTGAAAGGATTACACAAAGTCAGCATGACAAGAAACCCTAGTTTcaacaaaggaaaaagaaatgatATGCACACTGATTCACAAGTGTACCCTCAAGTCTGCCACCCTGAAATGTAAGGAAAATTCATAACTGAACCATCTATAATGCTTCACC encodes:
- the prom1a gene encoding prominin-1-A isoform X1 produces the protein MWKSGTLLLLLLWLASGELQQETEPRRLPPPGKLNFGYVPAGVYETLAHYEPGPIGILFHMVHAFLYAVQPNAFPHDLIVKLAKDKFGAIQTEYQKPENIVLTLQAIYYEIGFLVCAAVGLLFTILMPIVGLFFCMCRCCDNCGGEMHQRQRKNADCRRGLLGTLLFSTSLVITIGVLCAYAANQNLSSQVKNVRRLVNSNMRDLHTFANDTQMQIDYLISQYATAKNKVIYDLDNIGPLLGGRIHDQLDKEVRPALDQVLNMAGAMRETKEALESVNASLEVLQDGTGKLSLNLGQVRTSINRTLNDPGCHDEDSDATTAQLCRNIRQSLSQLQISSNFTRLPDVNAQLEKMNDVLKTDLSAVVQRGFSSLNDTPHMVIEQTRSVVESVTNLVDSIGNNISSFSKALPVQSCLSNFTIFVNHVHARIEDYYPEIDKMDFYRWIGCIALCCMVVLVLAFNYLGLLCGTLGYDKHASPTTRGCISNTGGTMLMAGVGFSFLFSWVLMGVVTIIFLAGGNMEKLVCEPFHTKELFKVVDTPYMINPEWKNFIPGYMYNDSELELTTESLYSTCKKNQGIYSAMRLDKVFNISSYLNTTVFTKDVVSQLDSLKIDLRSIILLEAEGRQNLLDFSEAGLSEINYADYLEEVNKGVTVVDLLSFARELEAQTDLMPKSRLQSALKGHVGTLRQIHRQQIVPMEQSMKYVRARSALNQSMRFLERTASDLPNKILAVLDAIKAAQFLISQNATHLINRESRKYTATIIGYFHQYIEWVKTSLAMEVAPCKPFSNVVDTAEIMACSFVVDSMNTFWMGLGCSTLLLLPSIILAVKLAKYYRRMDTEDVYDDTETIPMKTMEIGNNGYHSERLQGIPNPVMTSIPTYDTMNRFPRASAPPRHIDW
- the prom1a gene encoding prominin-1-A isoform X2; the protein is MWKSGTLLLLLLWLASGELQQETEPRRLPPPGKLNFGYVPAGVYETLAHYEPGPIGILFHMVHAFLYAVQPNAFPHDLIVKLAKDKFGAIQTEYQKPENIVLTLQAIYYEIGFLVCAAVGLLFTILMPIVGLFFCMCRCCDNCGGEMHQRQRKNADCRRGLLGTLLFSTSLVITIGVLCAYAANQNLSSQVKNVRRLVNSNMRDLHTFANDTQMQIDYLISQYATAKNKVIYDLDNIGPLLGGRIHDQLDKEVRPALDQVLNMAGAMRETKEALESVNASLEVLQDGTGKLSLNLGQVRTSINRTLNDPGCHDEDSDATTAQLCRNIRQSLSQLQISSNFTRLPDVNAQLEKMNDVLKTDLSAVVQRGFSSLNDTPHMVIEQTRSVVESVTNLVDSIGNNISSFSKALPVQSCLSNFTIFVNHVHARIEDYYPEIDKMDFYRWIGCIALCCMVVLVLAFNYLGLLCGTLGYDKHASPTTRGCISNTGGTMLMAGVGFSFLFSWVLMGVVTIIFLAGGNMEKLVCEPFHTKELFKVVDTPYMINPEWKNFIPGYMYNDSELELTTESLYSTCKKNQGIYSAMRLDKVFNISSYLNTTVFTKDVVSQLDSLKIDLRSIILLEAEGRQNLLDFSEAGLSEINYADYLEEVNKGVTVVDLLSFARELEAQTDLMPKSRLQSALKGHVGTLRQIHRQQIVPMEQSMKYVRARSALNQSMRFLERTASDLPNKILAVLDAIKAAQFLISQNATHLINRESRKYTATIIGYFHQYIEWVKTSLAMEVAPCKPFSNVVDTAEIMACSFVVDSMNTFWMGLGCSTLLLLPSIILAVKLAKYYRRMDTEDVYDDTETIPMKTIPTYDTMNRFPRASAPPRHIDW
- the prom1a gene encoding prominin-1-A isoform X3; its protein translation is MWKSGTLLLLLLWLASGELQQETEPRRLPPPGKLNFGYVPAGVYETLAHYEPGPIGILFHMVHAFLYAVQPNAFPHDLIVKLAKDKFGAIQTEYQKPENIVLTLQAIYYEIGFLVCAAVGLLFTILMPIVGLFFCMCRCCDNCGGEMHQRQRKNADCRRGLLGTLLFSTSLVITIGVLCAYAANQNLSSQVKNVRRLVNSNMRDLHTFANDTQMQIDYLISQYATAKNKVIYDLDNIGPLLGGRIHDQLDKEVRPALDQVLNMAGAMRETKEALESVNASLEVLQDGTGKLSLNLGQVRTSINRTLNDPGCHDEDSDATTAQLCRNIRQSLSQLQISSNFTRLPDVNAQLEKMNDVLKTDLSAVVQRGFSSLNDTPHMVIEQTRSVVESVTNLVDSIGNNISSFSKALPVQSCLSNFTIFVNHVHARIEDYYPEIDKMDFYRWIGCIALCCMVVLVLAFNYLGLLCGTLGYDKHASPTTRGCISNTGGTMLMAGVGFSFLFSWVLMGVVTIIFLAGGNMEKLVCEPFHTKELFKVVDTPYMINPEWKNFIPGYMYNDSELELTTESLYSTCKKNQGIYSAMRLDKVFNISSYLNTTVFTKDVVSQLDSLKIDLRSIILLEAEGRQNLLDFSEAGLSEINYADYLEEVNKGVTVVDLLSFARELEAQTDLMPKSRLQSALKGHVGTLRQIHRQQIVPMEQSMKYVRARSALNQSMRFLERTASDLPNKILAVLDAIKAAQFLISQNATHLINRESRKYTATIIGYFHQYIEWVKTSLAMEVAPCKPFSNVVDTAEIMACSFVVDSMNTFWMGLGCSTLLLLPSIILAVKLAKYYRRMDTEDVYDDSSVSGTWHFTL
- the prom1a gene encoding prominin-1-A isoform X4 produces the protein MWKSGTLLLLLLWLASGELQQETEPRRLPPPGKLNFGYVPAGVYETLAHYEPGPIGILFHMVHAFLYAVQPNAFPHDLIVKLAKDKFGAIQTEYQKAIYYEIGFLVCAAVGLLFTILMPIVGLFFCMCRCCDNCGGEMHQRQRKNADCRRGLLGTLLFSTSLVITIGVLCAYAANQNLSSQVKNVRRLVNSNMRDLHTFANDTQMQIDYLISQYATAKNKVIYDLDNIGPLLGGRIHDQLDKEVRPALDQVLNMAGAMRETKEALESVNASLEVLQDGTGKLSLNLGQVRTSINRTLNDPGCHDEDSDATTAQLCRNIRQSLSQLQISSNFTRLPDVNAQLEKMNDVLKTDLSAVVQRGFSSLNDTPHMVIEQTRSVVESVTNLVDSIGNNISSFSKALPVQSCLSNFTIFVNHVHARIEDYYPEIDKMDFYRWIGCIALCCMVVLVLAFNYLGLLCGTLGYDKHASPTTRGCISNTGGTMLMAGVGFSFLFSWVLMGVVTIIFLAGGNMEKLVCEPFHTKELFKVVDTPYMINPEWKNFIPGYMYNDSELELTTESLYSTCKKNQGIYSAMRLDKVFNISSYLNTTVFTKDVVSQLDSLKIDLRSIILLEAEGRQNLLDFSEAGLSEINYADYLEEVNKGVTVVDLLSFARELEAQTDLMPKSRLQSALKGHVGTLRQIHRQQIVPMEQSMSALNQSMRFLERTASDLPNKILAVLDAIKAAQFLISQNATHLINRESRKYTATIIGYFHQYIEWVKTSLAMEVAPCKPFSNVVDTAEIMACSFVVDSMNTFWMGLGCSTLLLLPSIILAVKLAKYYRRMDTEDVYDE